The proteins below are encoded in one region of Clostridium estertheticum:
- the anfO gene encoding Fe-only nitrogenase accessory protein AnfO, which produces MEIAVFLDASGKTQSIVQPGIIKVYDGSKGTWRITKEIIFRIDNIAGIREIRGNIINMAEELGNCKVFVGREIKGMTYNILDGMGFNTWEIEGTPMELLEFVFEKEMVEANIIKLEKLENLKPIIQKVKDGYYYVNLKKIQKNNESLTSKSILIPFLTTTVFYQLEIICGHIPPWFHSEFEKLNLKMETTHISQSEIKVMVYPDICKE; this is translated from the coding sequence ATGGAGATAGCAGTATTTCTAGATGCTTCTGGTAAAACACAATCTATAGTTCAACCAGGTATAATTAAAGTTTACGATGGAAGTAAGGGTACATGGAGAATAACTAAAGAGATTATCTTTAGAATAGATAATATAGCTGGGATAAGAGAAATTAGAGGAAATATTATAAACATGGCAGAAGAATTAGGTAATTGCAAAGTTTTTGTTGGTAGAGAAATAAAAGGGATGACCTACAATATTCTTGATGGAATGGGATTTAACACTTGGGAAATAGAAGGTACCCCGATGGAGTTATTAGAATTTGTATTTGAAAAAGAAATGGTCGAGGCGAATATAATAAAGCTCGAAAAATTAGAAAATTTGAAACCTATTATACAAAAGGTTAAGGATGGATATTATTATGTAAATCTAAAGAAAATTCAGAAAAATAATGAAAGCCTTACTTCAAAGAGTATATTGATACCATTTTTGACTACTACAGTTTTTTATCAATTAGAGATAATTTGTGGTCATATACCACCCTGGTTCCATTCTGAATTTGAAAAGTTGAATTTAAAAATGGAAACGACTCATATTAGTCAAAGTGAAATTAAAGTAATGGTTTATCCTGATATTTGCAAGGAATAG
- a CDS encoding homocitrate synthase yields the protein MYKIVDTTLRDGEQMAGVELGFDDKIEFAKIIDSKDVYQIEAGTPAMGGDEKKSIEQLMGLGLKSKVSAWNRMNINDIKHSIDCRVDIVHISVPISDIQIKWKLGRDRVWVINEMKRSVYYAKEKGYEVVVGLEDASRTSTEFLMNVIREAKELGVQRVRYADTVGILYPDKIYKQIKQIKQNVDISIEFHAHNDFGMAVANSVSAVMAGAEFVDSTFGGIGERAGNCDYVKLINALDKNNNSI from the coding sequence ATGTATAAAATAGTTGATACTACATTAAGAGATGGTGAACAAATGGCAGGCGTTGAGCTAGGGTTTGATGACAAGATTGAATTTGCTAAAATTATAGATTCGAAAGATGTATATCAAATAGAAGCTGGCACTCCTGCCATGGGTGGAGATGAAAAAAAAAGCATTGAACAATTAATGGGTCTAGGGTTAAAAAGTAAGGTGTCTGCATGGAATAGGATGAATATAAACGATATAAAGCATTCTATTGATTGTAGGGTAGATATTGTGCATATATCAGTTCCTATATCTGATATACAAATAAAATGGAAACTTGGGAGAGATAGAGTCTGGGTTATTAATGAAATGAAGCGGAGCGTTTATTATGCTAAAGAAAAGGGCTACGAGGTTGTGGTTGGGCTTGAGGATGCTTCAAGGACTTCCACTGAGTTTTTAATGAATGTTATAAGGGAAGCTAAAGAACTTGGCGTACAGCGTGTTAGATATGCAGATACTGTTGGAATACTGTATCCAGATAAAATATATAAACAAATCAAACAAATTAAACAAAACGTTGATATTTCTATTGAATTTCATGCACACAACGATTTTGGTATGGCTGTCGCAAATTCTGTTTCTGCAGTTATGGCTGGAGCAGAATTTGTAGATTCTACATTTGGAGGAATAGGAGAAAGGGCAGGAAATTGTGATTATGTTAAGTTGATAAATGCCTTAGATAAAAATAATAATTCAATATAA
- a CDS encoding 2Fe-2S ferredoxin, whose translation MIKPEFHVFVCTSSRINGTQKGYCHSNDSTEIVTNFIEAIEENDISDKVMVTNTGCLGLCNEGPIVIVYPEGTWYGKVTPDDVDEIVQSHLINGDVVKRLEI comes from the coding sequence ATGATAAAACCAGAATTTCACGTTTTTGTCTGTACGAGTTCTAGAATAAATGGAACTCAAAAGGGATATTGTCATTCCAATGATTCCACTGAAATTGTAACAAATTTTATAGAAGCTATTGAGGAAAATGATATTAGTGATAAAGTAATGGTAACTAATACAGGATGCCTTGGATTATGTAATGAGGGGCCAATAGTTATTGTATATCCAGAAGGCACCTGGTATGGAAAAGTAACACCAGACGATGTGGATGAAATTGTGCAGTCACATTTGATAAATGGAGATGTGGTAAAAAGACTAGAAATATGA
- the nifB gene encoding nitrogenase cofactor biosynthesis protein NifB: MENKNSVNLSINPCKMCMPLGGVMALKGIEESMVILHGSQGCSTYIRRHMATHYNEPIDIASSSLTEDGTIYGGAKNLKLGLKNIIKLYNPKIIGVLTTCLAETIGEDIGRIIIEFGEENPETSDIKIIPISTPAYSGTQAEGYYKTLRRLVEYLSMGDIKTKKINIIAANINPGDIRLLKSILDLFKVEYTILPDVSETLDAGYNKKYNKVPEGGTSLHDIALMGGAAATIEMDCSAEIGSTAGDYLFKTFGVPLFKCAIPIGLKATDVFINLISQISGKPVPKVLEKQRSRYLDGIIDSHKYNGEGRAIIFGEPEIVYAVTSLCVENGITPLLIATGSKNKILKGKLKELTKELDNQPVIIDDTDFEIIEKHAKELKANLLIGDSNGRRIEKKLGIKLIRIGFPIHDRVGAQRAVNVGYYGSLRFLDEITNSILERKERGYRRDMYDKYYENGKDEDKAHAQSQVKKIISMEEKTKSHPCFNGCAHDNARIHIPVAPNCNISCNYCSRKFDCVNESRPGVTSSILSPIEALERFKEFKGKLKNLTVVGIAGPGDALANFDVVKESIQLIKKESPDITFCLSTNGLMLPFYANEILELGVSHITITINTVDPKIGVKLYKEINYLGVKYTGIEGATILLQNQLSGLRYLTSKGLVCKVNIVYVKGVNDIGIADTVKKVKECGAFMTNIMPMINAPGSVFEDIKTVNNEELLAMRKKCEIDLKQMYHCKQCRADAVGTLGNDISQTAGVIKSSATDEVKPIRFAVASKSGLNVDQHFGHAQEFYIYDFVNGDATFIEKRKIPKFCTGVEDCDDSHEDKIDYIIKTIDDCSGVLALRIGDIPKQKLEKKNIAVYLLCDEIRNGIRKIVGEAVS, translated from the coding sequence ATGGAAAATAAAAATTCAGTGAATTTGAGTATTAATCCTTGTAAGATGTGCATGCCACTTGGTGGTGTGATGGCACTTAAAGGAATTGAAGAAAGTATGGTAATTCTTCATGGATCTCAAGGGTGTAGCACATATATTAGGCGTCACATGGCAACTCATTATAATGAACCAATTGATATTGCATCGTCTTCACTTACTGAAGATGGAACAATTTATGGTGGTGCAAAAAACTTAAAATTAGGACTGAAAAATATAATTAAATTATATAATCCCAAAATTATTGGCGTTCTAACAACTTGCCTTGCAGAAACTATTGGAGAGGATATTGGACGTATAATTATAGAATTTGGGGAAGAGAATCCTGAAACTAGTGATATTAAGATTATTCCAATATCAACACCTGCATATTCTGGTACCCAAGCTGAAGGCTATTATAAAACACTTAGAAGACTCGTCGAATATTTAAGCATGGGTGATATAAAAACCAAAAAAATCAATATAATTGCTGCAAATATAAATCCGGGAGACATAAGGTTATTAAAAAGTATTTTAGATCTCTTTAAGGTAGAATACACAATATTACCAGATGTATCAGAAACATTGGATGCAGGTTACAATAAAAAATATAATAAAGTTCCAGAGGGTGGTACTAGCCTTCATGATATAGCTTTAATGGGAGGAGCTGCCGCAACTATAGAGATGGATTGTAGTGCTGAAATTGGATCTACTGCTGGAGATTATTTATTTAAAACTTTTGGAGTGCCACTATTTAAATGTGCAATTCCAATAGGGTTAAAAGCAACGGATGTATTTATTAATTTAATATCACAAATCAGTGGAAAGCCAGTGCCTAAGGTATTAGAAAAGCAGCGGAGTCGTTACCTTGATGGAATAATTGATTCACACAAATATAATGGGGAAGGACGAGCTATTATTTTTGGAGAACCGGAAATTGTGTATGCAGTTACATCATTATGTGTTGAAAATGGAATAACACCACTACTTATAGCTACTGGTTCTAAAAATAAAATTTTAAAAGGTAAATTAAAAGAACTTACAAAGGAACTTGATAATCAACCTGTTATTATTGATGATACTGATTTTGAAATTATTGAAAAACATGCAAAAGAGCTTAAGGCGAATTTATTAATTGGTGATTCCAATGGAAGACGGATCGAGAAAAAGTTAGGAATCAAATTAATAAGAATCGGATTCCCAATTCATGATAGAGTTGGTGCTCAAAGGGCAGTTAATGTGGGATATTATGGTTCACTAAGATTTTTAGATGAAATCACTAATTCTATATTAGAAAGAAAAGAAAGGGGCTATAGGCGAGATATGTATGATAAATATTATGAAAATGGAAAAGATGAAGATAAGGCCCATGCTCAGTCGCAAGTTAAAAAGATAATTAGTATGGAGGAAAAAACAAAAAGTCACCCATGTTTTAATGGCTGCGCACATGACAATGCAAGGATACACATTCCAGTAGCTCCAAATTGTAATATAAGTTGTAATTATTGTAGTCGTAAATTTGATTGTGTAAATGAGAGTAGACCTGGAGTTACAAGCTCGATATTATCTCCAATAGAGGCCCTGGAAAGATTCAAAGAATTTAAAGGTAAACTTAAAAATCTTACAGTTGTTGGGATAGCAGGTCCTGGAGACGCATTAGCAAATTTTGATGTAGTTAAAGAATCCATACAATTAATAAAGAAAGAAAGTCCTGATATAACATTTTGTTTATCTACTAATGGATTAATGTTACCTTTTTATGCAAATGAAATATTAGAACTTGGTGTTTCACATATTACTATTACTATAAACACAGTAGATCCAAAGATTGGAGTTAAGCTTTATAAGGAGATTAATTATCTTGGGGTGAAATATACAGGGATTGAGGGAGCAACTATATTACTTCAAAATCAGCTCTCAGGTCTTAGATATCTTACGTCGAAAGGTCTTGTTTGTAAGGTAAACATCGTTTATGTAAAAGGTGTGAATGATATTGGAATTGCGGATACTGTTAAAAAGGTTAAAGAATGTGGAGCATTTATGACAAATATTATGCCTATGATAAATGCACCAGGGAGTGTTTTTGAAGACATTAAAACAGTAAATAATGAAGAATTACTCGCTATGAGAAAGAAGTGCGAAATAGATCTTAAACAAATGTATCATTGTAAGCAGTGTAGAGCAGATGCAGTAGGAACTCTTGGAAATGATATATCGCAAACAGCAGGAGTGATAAAATCTTCTGCTACGGATGAAGTTAAACCTATTAGATTTGCAGTGGCATCTAAATCAGGGCTTAATGTGGATCAGCATTTTGGACATGCGCAGGAGTTTTATATATACGATTTCGTAAATGGAGATGCTACATTTATTGAAAAAAGAAAGATTCCTAAGTTTTGTACAGGTGTAGAGGATTGTGATGATAGTCATGAAGATAAGATAGACTATATAATAAAAACAATTGATGACTGTTCTGGCGTTCTTGCTCTTAGAATTGGAGATATACCTAAACAAAAATTAGAAAAGAAAAATATAGCAGTATATCTATTATGTGATGAAATTAGAAATGGAATCAGAAAAATAGTAGGGGAGGCAGTGTCATGA
- the nifE gene encoding nitrogenase iron-molybdenum cofactor biosynthesis protein NifE, translating to MKTELLKEREDSVCYNSKNKGKKMKCDGNSVSGSVSQRACVYAGARVVLNPITDAFHLVHGPIGCAAYTWDIRGSLTSDSENYRNSYSTDIREKDVIFGGEKKLAAAIDEIVVAHSSKVIFVYSTCIVGVIGDDIDAVCRMAESKYNIRVIPVKAPGFSGNKAVGYRAACNAILNLMGENNEPKVSGINILGDFNLAGEMWIIKNYFKRMGVKVVARITGDSTTDEIKKAPTASLNIVQCAGSMHYLANQMTEKFGIPYINVSFLGLADIKASLTNVAQLSKDKDIIKRTKELIETEEKQIEEILAYYKRRLIGKKVAIYVGGGFKAISLIKQFRELGMETVMVGTQTGKEEDYDIIKEITNEGTVILDDTNPAELERFILEKNADILVGGVKERPLAYKLGIAFCDHNHERKHALAGFEGAVNFAKEVDLTINSPVWKLI from the coding sequence ATGAAAACAGAATTACTTAAAGAAAGAGAAGACTCAGTTTGTTATAACTCTAAAAACAAAGGAAAAAAGATGAAGTGCGATGGTAATAGCGTATCTGGCTCTGTAAGTCAAAGGGCTTGTGTGTACGCTGGTGCAAGAGTTGTATTAAATCCGATAACAGATGCGTTTCATTTGGTTCATGGACCTATTGGATGTGCTGCGTACACTTGGGATATAAGAGGAAGTCTAACTAGTGATTCTGAAAATTACAGAAATAGTTACTCCACGGATATAAGAGAAAAAGATGTTATATTTGGGGGAGAGAAAAAACTTGCTGCTGCTATCGATGAGATAGTAGTAGCACATTCCTCTAAAGTAATATTTGTATATTCAACTTGTATTGTGGGTGTAATTGGTGATGATATTGATGCAGTCTGTAGAATGGCAGAAAGCAAATATAATATTCGAGTTATTCCAGTTAAGGCACCTGGGTTTTCAGGAAATAAAGCAGTAGGATATAGAGCTGCTTGCAATGCAATATTAAATCTTATGGGTGAAAATAATGAACCAAAGGTTTCAGGAATAAATATTTTAGGTGATTTTAATTTAGCTGGAGAAATGTGGATTATAAAGAATTATTTTAAAAGAATGGGTGTTAAAGTAGTTGCAAGAATCACGGGTGATAGCACAACTGATGAGATTAAAAAGGCACCAACAGCTAGTCTAAATATAGTACAGTGTGCAGGATCTATGCATTACCTTGCAAATCAAATGACTGAAAAATTTGGAATACCATATATTAATGTTAGTTTTTTAGGGCTTGCGGATATTAAAGCATCTTTAACAAATGTAGCGCAGTTAAGTAAGGACAAAGATATTATAAAGAGAACAAAAGAACTAATTGAAACTGAAGAGAAACAAATTGAAGAAATATTAGCTTATTACAAAAGGAGACTAATAGGCAAGAAGGTGGCTATATATGTAGGTGGTGGATTTAAAGCTATTTCACTTATTAAACAATTTAGAGAACTTGGAATGGAAACTGTTATGGTAGGAACTCAAACAGGTAAAGAGGAGGACTACGATATTATAAAAGAAATAACTAATGAGGGAACGGTAATTTTAGATGATACCAATCCAGCAGAACTTGAAAGATTTATACTTGAGAAAAATGCAGATATTTTAGTTGGAGGAGTTAAAGAAAGACCGCTTGCTTATAAACTTGGAATTGCATTTTGTGATCATAATCATGAAAGAAAACATGCATTAGCAGGCTTTGAAGGAGCTGTTAACTTTGCAAAGGAAGTAGATTTAACAATAAATAGTCCAGTTTGGAAACTTATATAA
- the nifK gene encoding nitrogenase molybdenum-iron protein subunit beta: MLDLTTKDVVERKALRINPAKTCQPIGAMYAALGVHACLPHSHGSQGCCAFHRMQLTRHFKEPIMASTSAFTEGASVFGGGANLKTAIKNIFELYKPDIIAVHTTCLSETIGDDCKTMIFQAEGDIPEGKHVIHASTPSYVGSHITGFSNMVKAFVTYLSVNSGKENGKVNLLPGFVDPGDMRELKRILSVMGIDNILFPDTSGVLDAPMTGTFEMYPLGGTTVDEIIDAGNSKLSIALGSYSAEAAGIELEKKCKVPMKTLATPIGIEATDRLITELALFSNKDVPKSIEEERGQLVDLMLDSQAYFNGKKVAIYGDPDIVTSLAEFVISLGAIPKYVITGTPGETFVKEVNGMLAANGIEGSTVKAAADLFELHQWMKNEPVDLLMGNTHGKFIARAEDVPFVRVGFPILDRYAHQYFPIVGYRGAIRLIEMMSNVILDKIDRTCPEEDFELVM, encoded by the coding sequence ATGTTAGATTTAACTACGAAAGATGTCGTTGAAAGAAAAGCTTTAAGAATTAATCCTGCAAAAACTTGTCAACCTATTGGGGCTATGTATGCAGCACTTGGTGTTCATGCATGTTTACCTCATAGTCATGGGTCCCAAGGATGTTGTGCTTTTCATAGGATGCAACTTACAAGGCATTTCAAGGAGCCAATAATGGCATCAACTAGTGCATTTACGGAAGGAGCATCAGTTTTTGGTGGAGGAGCAAATTTAAAAACTGCTATAAAAAATATATTTGAGCTTTATAAACCAGATATAATTGCGGTTCATACTACATGTTTATCAGAGACTATCGGTGATGATTGTAAAACAATGATTTTTCAAGCTGAGGGCGATATTCCAGAGGGTAAACATGTAATTCATGCTAGTACTCCAAGTTATGTAGGTTCACATATAACTGGATTCTCGAATATGGTAAAAGCTTTTGTTACTTATCTATCTGTTAATAGCGGCAAAGAAAATGGAAAAGTTAATCTTTTACCCGGATTTGTAGATCCAGGTGATATGAGAGAATTAAAAAGAATTCTTAGTGTTATGGGAATTGACAATATTCTTTTCCCAGATACAAGTGGGGTTTTAGATGCACCTATGACAGGTACTTTTGAAATGTACCCACTTGGTGGAACAACAGTTGATGAAATAATTGATGCTGGAAATTCAAAGCTATCAATAGCGCTTGGTTCATATTCTGCCGAGGCTGCTGGTATAGAACTAGAGAAAAAATGTAAAGTTCCAATGAAAACTTTAGCTACTCCTATTGGAATTGAAGCTACAGATAGATTGATTACAGAACTAGCTCTATTCTCAAATAAAGATGTTCCAAAATCTATAGAAGAAGAAAGAGGACAACTAGTTGATTTAATGTTAGATAGTCAAGCTTATTTTAATGGTAAAAAAGTAGCTATTTATGGAGATCCAGACATAGTTACAAGCTTAGCTGAATTTGTAATAAGTTTAGGTGCTATTCCAAAGTATGTAATTACAGGAACGCCAGGAGAGACTTTTGTAAAAGAGGTTAATGGTATGCTTGCTGCAAATGGTATAGAGGGATCTACAGTTAAGGCTGCAGCTGATTTATTTGAACTTCACCAATGGATGAAAAATGAGCCAGTAGATTTGTTAATGGGCAATACTCATGGTAAATTTATTGCAAGAGCAGAAGATGTTCCATTTGTAAGAGTTGGTTTCCCAATACTTGATAGATATGCACATCAGTATTTCCCAATAGTTGGATATAGGGGTGCTATTAGATTAATTGAAATGATGTCAAATGTAATATTAGATAAGATAGATAGAACTTGCCCTGAAGAAGATTTTGAATTAGTAATGTAA
- the nifD gene encoding nitrogenase molybdenum-iron protein alpha chain codes for MKEFMDKVLEKYPAKTFKNRKQHIVIKKAEDDLLTITANTRTIPGMITSRGCCYAGCKGVILGPIKDMVHIVHGPIGCSYYTWGTRRNKAKTEPGGQNYIEYCFSTDMQESDIIFGGEKKLRQAIKEAVEIFHPTAITISATCPVGLIGDDINAVAAEAEKLYGIQVLAFNCEGYKGVSQSAGHHIANNNLMRSVIGTGTKVPTKKHSINLLGEYNIGGDGWEVERVFKKIGYEVVCVMTGDGSYEDIKNAHTADVNLVQCHRSINYIAEMMETKYGIPWIKVNFIGVSGITETLRNVALYFDDKDLIEKTEKVIAEEIAAIEGQMQYYKTRLEGKTAFLYVGGSRSHHYQTLLHDLGIETVVSGYEFAHRDDYEGRQVIPDIKLDADSKNIEHLTVQKDEEKYRTIISPQRYEKLKKEIPLAKYDGLIKDMNKDAVIIDDLNHFETEQLIKHLKPDMFFSGIKDKYVVQKMGVTSKQLHSYDYSGPYAGFRGAVVFARELTSGVHTPAWRYVTPPWKVEPLLEGKVIGGDE; via the coding sequence ATGAAAGAATTTATGGATAAAGTGCTGGAAAAATATCCTGCAAAAACATTTAAAAACAGAAAACAACATATAGTTATTAAAAAAGCGGAGGATGATTTATTAACAATTACAGCGAATACTAGAACGATTCCAGGGATGATAACAAGCAGAGGATGTTGTTATGCAGGCTGTAAGGGAGTTATACTTGGGCCAATAAAGGATATGGTTCATATAGTTCATGGACCTATCGGTTGCTCTTATTATACTTGGGGTACAAGGAGAAATAAGGCGAAAACTGAACCAGGAGGTCAAAACTATATAGAATATTGTTTTTCAACAGATATGCAAGAAAGCGATATTATATTTGGTGGTGAAAAGAAATTAAGACAAGCAATAAAAGAAGCTGTAGAGATATTCCATCCGACCGCAATAACAATTTCAGCTACATGCCCAGTAGGACTAATTGGTGATGATATAAATGCAGTAGCTGCTGAAGCTGAAAAGCTTTATGGAATTCAGGTTTTAGCTTTTAATTGTGAAGGATACAAAGGTGTAAGCCAGTCAGCTGGACATCATATTGCAAACAATAATTTAATGAGAAGTGTAATTGGTACAGGAACTAAAGTTCCTACTAAAAAACATTCGATAAATTTGTTAGGCGAGTATAATATTGGCGGAGATGGTTGGGAAGTTGAAAGAGTATTTAAAAAAATAGGTTATGAGGTAGTATGTGTAATGACCGGTGATGGCAGTTATGAGGACATAAAAAATGCTCATACAGCCGATGTTAATTTAGTTCAATGTCATAGATCTATAAATTATATAGCTGAGATGATGGAGACAAAATATGGAATACCTTGGATAAAAGTTAATTTTATAGGTGTTAGTGGAATTACTGAAACCTTAAGAAATGTAGCACTTTATTTTGATGATAAAGATCTTATAGAAAAAACAGAAAAGGTAATTGCAGAGGAAATTGCTGCAATAGAAGGACAAATGCAATATTATAAAACAAGACTTGAAGGTAAAACAGCATTTTTATATGTTGGAGGTTCAAGGTCTCATCATTATCAAACTCTTCTTCATGACTTAGGAATTGAAACTGTAGTTTCAGGTTATGAATTTGCCCACAGAGATGATTATGAGGGTCGACAAGTTATTCCTGATATAAAACTTGATGCAGATAGTAAGAACATTGAGCACTTAACAGTTCAAAAGGATGAAGAGAAATATAGAACTATTATATCTCCGCAGAGATATGAAAAACTCAAAAAGGAAATACCACTCGCTAAATATGACGGACTTATAAAAGATATGAATAAAGATGCTGTAATAATTGATGATTTAAACCATTTTGAAACAGAGCAATTAATTAAACATTTAAAACCTGACATGTTTTTCTCAGGTATTAAAGATAAGTATGTAGTGCAGAAAATGGGAGTAACATCTAAGCAATTACATTCCTATGATTATTCAGGACCATATGCTGGATTTAGAGGAGCAGTAGTTTTTGCAAGAGAACTTACCTCAGGAGTACACACTCCTGCTTGGAGATATGTTACCCCACCGTGGAAAGTAGAACCATTATTAGAAGGAAAAGTTATTGGAGGTGATGAGTAA
- a CDS encoding P-II family nitrogen regulator has translation MKEITAIIRMDMVNKTKEALLKIAVPSMTAIKVMGRGKKKIAYELFQNAFSEDEGLPPIIAEQLSEMHRLMPKRMIILVVEDKDVENTVKTIIEVNQNGNPGNGKIFVATINDVVTVRTGKTGIEAI, from the coding sequence ATGAAGGAAATAACAGCTATCATTCGAATGGATATGGTTAACAAAACTAAAGAAGCTCTTCTTAAAATAGCAGTTCCTTCTATGACTGCAATAAAGGTTATGGGAAGAGGAAAGAAAAAAATAGCTTATGAATTATTTCAAAATGCATTTAGTGAGGATGAAGGACTTCCACCAATAATTGCTGAGCAATTATCTGAGATGCACAGATTAATGCCAAAGAGAATGATAATACTAGTTGTAGAGGATAAAGATGTAGAAAATACAGTGAAAACTATTATAGAAGTAAATCAAAACGGAAATCCAGGAAATGGAAAAATATTTGTAGCTACGATAAATGATGTGGTTACAGTAAGAACTGGGAAAACTGGAATAGAAGCTATTTAA
- a CDS encoding P-II family nitrogen regulator yields the protein MIMIKAVIRPEKVGIVLSELCDAGFPAVTKIGVVGRGKQRGVKVGDVYYDEIPKEMLMLVVSDNDKDDVIKIIIRSSKTGEKGAFGDGKIFVSNVDEVYTISSGNSGL from the coding sequence ATGATAATGATTAAAGCAGTAATTAGACCAGAAAAAGTAGGTATTGTTCTCTCCGAGTTATGTGATGCTGGTTTCCCAGCAGTTACAAAGATAGGTGTAGTTGGACGTGGTAAGCAAAGAGGAGTCAAGGTCGGAGATGTATATTATGACGAAATTCCAAAAGAAATGTTAATGCTAGTAGTTAGCGATAATGATAAAGATGATGTTATAAAGATTATAATTAGAAGTTCAAAAACAGGAGAAAAAGGTGCTTTTGGTGATGGAAAGATTTTCGTAAGTAATGTAGACGAAGTATATACTATAAGTTCTGGAAATTCCGGATTATAA
- the nifH gene encoding nitrogenase iron protein has translation MRQVAIYGKGGIGKSTTTQNLTAGLAEMGKQIMVVGCDPKADSTRLLLGGLAQKSVLDTLREEGEEVDLDSILKPGYRNIRCVESGGPEPGVGCAGRGIITAINMLESLGAYTDDLDYVFYDVLGDVVCGGFAMPMREGKAQEIYIVASGEMMALYAANNIAKGVLKYANSSGIRLGGIICNSRNVDKEIDLLKAFAEELGSQLIYFVPRDNMVQRAEIHKQTVIEFDPEAGQAAEYRALAKAIDENKMFVIPKPMSQERLEAILMEHGLMDI, from the coding sequence ATGAGACAAGTAGCAATTTATGGAAAAGGTGGTATTGGAAAATCTACCACAACTCAAAATCTAACAGCAGGTCTTGCAGAAATGGGAAAACAAATCATGGTGGTTGGTTGTGATCCAAAAGCAGATTCAACTAGACTTCTTCTTGGTGGTCTTGCACAGAAAAGTGTTCTTGATACATTAAGAGAAGAAGGCGAGGAGGTAGATCTTGACTCAATATTAAAGCCTGGTTATAGAAATATAAGATGTGTTGAATCAGGTGGTCCAGAGCCCGGTGTAGGTTGCGCAGGAAGAGGAATTATTACTGCAATCAATATGTTAGAAAGCCTCGGTGCATATACTGATGATTTAGATTATGTATTTTATGATGTTTTAGGTGATGTTGTCTGTGGTGGATTTGCAATGCCAATGAGAGAAGGAAAAGCTCAAGAAATATATATAGTTGCAAGTGGTGAAATGATGGCATTATATGCAGCAAACAATATTGCAAAGGGCGTACTTAAATATGCTAACAGTTCAGGAATAAGACTTGGTGGAATAATTTGCAACAGTAGAAATGTTGATAAAGAAATAGATTTATTAAAAGCATTTGCAGAAGAACTTGGAAGTCAATTAATATATTTTGTGCCAAGAGACAACATGGTTCAAAGAGCTGAAATACACAAACAAACTGTAATAGAATTTGATCCAGAAGCAGGACAGGCGGCAGAATATAGAGCACTTGCTAAAGCAATTGATGAAAATAAAATGTTTGTTATTCCAAAACCAATGTCGCAAGAAAGATTAGAAGCTATATTAATGGAACATGGGTTAATGGATATCTAA
- a CDS encoding TOBE domain-containing protein translates to MALSARNQLKGKVVSINEGAVTAYVVVDIGGGNLVTSSISIAAVHDLDLKVGSNVTSVIKASSVMLMTE, encoded by the coding sequence ATGGCATTAAGCGCAAGAAATCAATTAAAAGGAAAAGTTGTATCTATTAACGAGGGGGCTGTCACTGCATACGTTGTTGTTGATATTGGCGGTGGTAATCTTGTTACTTCTTCTATATCAATAGCCGCAGTACATGATTTAGATTTAAAAGTTGGTTCAAACGTAACTTCAGTTATAAAAGCTTCTTCTGTAATGTTAATGACAGAGTAA